Part of the Phycodurus eques isolate BA_2022a chromosome 3, UOR_Pequ_1.1, whole genome shotgun sequence genome, tataCATGGAACataaagaatcagaatcctctttatttgccaagtatgtcaaaaacacacaaggaatttgtctccggtagtcggagccgctctagtatgacaacagacagtcaattgacagagaacacttttgagacataaagacattgagaaaaacaatcactgagcaataaagggttgctcgttatctggtaatgccagagTTGCAAGAGTGTTGCCTATCAAGGCGCAAAAACAAGCGCCGACAGTCGAACAGCGCTCGCGTTGCCCTCACCAGAAACGGTGCAGCGGCAAGCTTGCTGCCGACATTACCGCTGTAAACAATCCACCACTTGTCCACGCGAGAGACAATAAGCACCAAATgtcaaaaaaagaggaaaagtaaCGAACAAACAGCGGAGCTCTTGAAGACCGATGTCTACATCATGGCAGCATTGTAAAAGAATGTGTAATTACATTGTCTTACCATAAACTGTCTTCCAAAGTGATTTATCTGtgaaaaatcaacaattcaaaatgagtttttttttttttttttttttttaagttgagctAATATACATCACCCGTAtagttaaatgttttatgatggaaAGTTGCAACAGAGTGACCCTACAATGGATTATTTCTATATCCATCATTTTctctttgaatatttgttttgaaagccCAACATTTCAGAGGCCCAGAAGAAATGATAGGTTACATTGGACCTTTCACATGATAGGAATTCTACATCTGCCTTTTTAGGTAATTCCTGGAGGTTATCCAAATGGCCATGGCGTCTACAGCCCGCCGGCACAGAGTCAATATTCAACGAgtggtttccatccatccaaccctTTCTACTGTGCTGACGCTCCGAGAGCGCCTCCAGCTTCTTACTCTAATCAGAGCTGTCCAGCGGAACAAAGCAGTGGGGCAGCTGGACAGCCACACTCACAAAACCACCACTATCCCGGTATACACTGTCAAGGGGTAAGGACATTTAAAGATGAAAAAACTCATGTCAAGCAGCCTTTAGTATCACCACAGTAAACACAGGACAAACACCACGGGTATTTGTGTCAATCCTTCTCCTTCAAattcttttattgtttgtgcAAAATAACTTTGTGTCGTCTCTTGTTGTCAGGGTCCTGGATATCCTCAGGGGCCGTATTCTCACTACGGTGAAGGTGCTCATTCAATGCCTCCAAACACGCTGTATCCCACTGGCCAGTCTCTGCACCCCAACCCCCAGGCTGACACTTGGGCACACCCTGGGACATATGCACCCTCACAGCAGCAGTGGCAGCCAGGCCAACGGCTTGCTCAAAACCATTACGGAAATCCTGTACGTCCGCTACACCCTCCAGCTTGGCCAGGGACTGGAACCGGTGCACCACCACCTTACCAGCCCAAGGTAACTATCAAGCAAGCGGAAGATCATCTGTGTTATTAAAAgccgccgcacaccgagcgacgcggCCGAACCCGactgttctgttttgtttttctgactgtTTTCGTGAATGGCCGATCAGTCGCCCACGGGTTTTGCCGCGATTCCAAATTTGAATTGTCGTCGAAGCTTACAGCTAGTACAATGAATAAAAGCTTTCACTCACACGAAAATTACATTTCAGGCTTTAAGCGAGCGAGACACCAAATGGCAGGCTGCCCTCAAACcatataaatgcagtatataaagCATCCATTATTGTTTAACTTCAATACTTAAAGGTcttgtattttgccaaacccactttttcttgtatttgggatgtaatattctCTCTTTGGTGCCtgagtaaacatgtgaaatatgaataaaagttatccatgcattcctgagttgcagacgtttttctgcccagaggcctgaaatcagctcaCTGTAACTTCTCGGGCTTGtctatgtcactagcgaagatctccgcctacctttcacacgtgtgctctcacaagtgggtcttctacacagaggcaacctatcagaggaaaggggggcggtcttagccaaatatggacaaagcggatacaaaactgggtcaagcaGAAGGAGcagtcagaggggccttttctcaACACTcgcatgacaaaaccaaggtgttttttacgccaagtccatgttagagagtcactctacggtggtctaaattgccaaaatatgggacatccaacaatatttataatttataatgtgcctgtggataCAAAAGTGAAGCTTGTGGCTAAAATGTACGCCCGCAGTATGTTGTTCAAATGCGAGACgcttttaaaatatccacacacaCTCTTTTATTCTCACCCACGTCTACTCTTTTTAGCAAcccgctatttttttttaaaactattaatCGATCTTTCTGTGGTTTAATGAATGCGATGAAGTACAATCTACTGTACGTAcggcatcaaacgcctatacaggctcgctgcTCGGGGTTTCCGGATGTCCAATCGCTCAATGAGAATTTGAGAACTATTTAGAACTAAGCTGACCCCGATTCATATGAAGTGGGACGCTGAGTCTTTCAACTGAGGTACATATTAATAAACCTTGTATGCAGTTCTTGAAGAGGTTGACAGTAAAGCAAttcaaattttatatttattgtgcACTCACTCTAATCTGGTTCTTTTGACTAGTGTGAGTGCTCAAGGCCGTCTTATCACCCAacatgcacgtgcacacacacatgctcacataGTCAAAAGCGGTGGGCCTAAGCACAGCACAATTGCACACAAGCACCCACACTGTGAATGTTCCTACTGGTTGTTATCAGTGATTATTGCATTATACTGTAGATTGGAAGCAGAACGACTCGAAATAAGACACGAAGTCAGTTGTTGTGTCATGAGGTGATGCCACTTGTGAATGTGCTTCAGTGCAGACGAGTTCAAGGCGGCGTCAGTGTGGGACCGGGAAGGGAGGGTTAATTTATTCCCCAGCATTGTATGATACAATTGAGTCAGTGAGTGCGCCCTAAAataagcctattttgacaaattaaggagtagaaagtacaagtttctgttttcaaatgtagggagttaaaagtaaataaataaataaataaaactcaaaagtacagataccttaaAAAGCTAAGCATATTTGTACTTAGTTGTTTCCTTCTGACCACTGTGGATTAGTTATAGCTACTCAGAAGCTTTTAAATCTAATTGCAGGTCAAAAGCAGGAATACGCTTTCATTATGGAAATGTAAAATAGTGTTCTGTTTTGTGTGACTCCAGGACCAACAGCACCAGCGGACCCCACAAGTGGGACCTATGCCCAGGCTGACCACATCCCCAAATCACACCAATGGGAAACCCACAGAAATTAGTTCACCTGCCCAAATCTACAACAAAGCTGGGCGAATTGATCAAAACCACTCACAAGGTGAGCCCCCACCCTCTGCACCCACCCACTCTCCAGCCCCAGGCAACGCTGGACCTCAGCCCGTGAGCAACAACGCCAGTTTAGCTCGGGTCCAACAAATCATGGCTCGAGTGCTACTTCTTCAGGAAGATGTCGATGagtttgtggggaaaaaaacggacAAGAGTTATCGATGCCTGGAGGAACTTCTTACCAAAGAGCTGCTTGAGCTGGATTCTGTGGAGACTAGGGGACTTGAAAATGTCCGTCAAGCGCGAAAGGAGGCTGTCCAGAGGATCCAGGCCATTCTGGACCAGCTGGAGAAGAAAGCGTTCTAAAGTGGGTCATTAACCAGTTTGTTGGTTCCTTAGGCGGCTTCCTCCAGGTCTTCTTTGAACCATAAAGTCCAAACACGttttcaaaaatgaattttCAGAAATGGCTGTTGGTCTGTGTGAGTGGTGCCAATACAGTGGATCAACAAACAGTTTTTTGTACATATCATAAATAAACTTTCAAATCAGTCAATGACTGAATTTTGATTTGCGTTATGCAGCAGAAGCGGTCCCGGATCGAAAGGCGCCCTGTGCGATGGCCGTCGATTGCGCCCCCTCGGCCGATTGGGGTGGGGGGCGAGTGCTGCCACCCCCCGCAGAATCCGGCTGCCCATATCGCCCGTATCAGAAACCGTCCCTGTTACGCAGAATTATGAAAGGAAGAGACAGATTTTTATTGCCATTTCCCAGATGTTGCTAATTTCCAACACGTGATTCAGAATCAAGTAATTATCCTGCTGTCTCTGCTTGTGTGTCAGTTTAAAAATGTTCCTCTGCTCCTCGCAACATGCACATTGCCTTAACTGCCCACAGTTGCATGATCACGAAGTCATCGATACCCGTCATGGAGGCGATCACAGTACTGTCATTCAGTGTTTCGTTTCCATTGTGCTCTCTGCCTTGCATGCACTTTTACAACCTCTATCACCTCATAATTGGACCAGGAACGAGGAAATGAGTTAAACGTTCTGAAAAAGTACTGTcgattatttgtttttggctATTGCTGTGATTTCCtacctgcattttttttttttgattcaaCTTGTTAAAACTTGATCCTCCAAGCAATGAAAgtgtattttccccaaatatcCATTCAAATTGTGAAGAACCCGTTTTAATTTGTTATACATCAGTGGTAGTGACAGCACCGAAGTCAAATTCTGTTATTCAGAATGTCACACAATCCTTCCAAGTAGTGCAAGATAGATATTGCTCCCTGAAACATTACTGATATGGTGATTATTACAGAGTGCCATATATCAGGGGATGTTtaatatatttagaaaaaagtaaACTCATTGCATGGAAAATTAATCATGTTTTCTGTATTCATTTTCTTGTGCTGCTACACGGATCCCAACTGTAAAATGGCAGGTGTAATGCATGTTTCCAACACAAGATGGAAATAGttggctgatttaaaaaaaaaaaaaaaaaatgtcacagttgAGAATTCTcagatataataaaatattatatttttaactgGTGAAATCTGTCATTCTTACTCAGTGATGTAATGAATTTCCATATATTTTGTAGGTAAAAGAGTCCTCTAAAGCAAGAAATATTGAAATGggaagaacatttaaaatggtatgtgatttgtgttttgcaaaaaaaaaaaaaaaaaaggggggggggggagatatgTTGCTGTATTTGTGTAAACTGTTGCTTGGCACCTACACTGCCAGCGGGCACTCTGGTCTTTAAATAGACTGCTATTTCCATGCAAAAGCACAGCAGTAGAACCCCAAGCGATGGGGGACGGTCTCGCAACACTTTGGACATCCTTCTGTTAGTTTAGCTTACCTCCGTTAAAGTTGTGCTGACTGCACACTTGCATAGAAGATTCAAACACTTACAATTTTGCCTGAGAGGACCGCTTGAATCCAACACTGGAAAAGTGATGTCGTTTACATCCAAGGTTCCTGCATCCTGGAATGACAGAACTCCTACCAGGAAGGTTGAAATTGACCTTAACTCACCCGGTTTAGCAGTGTTTGAGTTGGAAAGACTCTTGTTTACTGGCAAAGTCATCGTCAGCCATGCAGACGAAGTGTGGCCCAGGCTCTACATTGGTGATCAGTAAGTAACTGGATGGCATTTTTTTCATGCCGAAAATGAAGACTAGCCGGTCTGAGTTGAATTGCAATACAATGTCACCAATACCTTTACTTGAAATTAGCTGTATTTAATATTGTGAATATTCTCGAGTTGAATAGAGTCTAcgcattcaaaaaaataattcatatttaagTCAACAACAAGTAATTCTAAGCTGCTCAAGTTACATGGTGACAGCTGTGCTCAGTGAGTTTCCATCAATGACTTTGGTATGACGTCTGCTACACATTTCCTCTCAGTCCAAATTATAACGTCCTCACGAGTTCTTCAGTAAGTTCAGTAATACTTTGCAGTTCTACACTGCTAGCCTTTGCAACGATTAGCATACTTGGTAATAATGCTGTCAACACAGTAAAGTGTTGTGTTTTCCACAGGCACAGTGCAGAGAACAGGAATGATTTATCCAGACATGGAATCACTCATATCCTGAATGCAGCTCACAGTAAACGTCAAGAATGTCCTGACATCTACCAGGGAATGAATATCTCCTATATGGGAATTGAGGCAAATGACTCATGTAACTTTGACATGAGTGTGAACTTCCAGGCAGCTGCGGACTTTATTCACATGGCTCTTAGCAGGGGAGGTGAGAATGGGAAATAAAACATCATTTACTGTTAAAATTAGTCACTAATAGACAACTTTTATTTTCTCGCTTGTATTTCTGCAGGTCAAGTTCTAGTGCATTGTCATGTAGGAGTGAGCCGTTCTGCCACTCTGGTCCTGGCGTACTTGATGCTGAAGCAGAGGCTCACCCTCGTGGAGGCGATATGTGCTGTGAAAGAGAACAGGGGGGTCATACCGAACAGAGGTTTCCTCCGACAACTTATCCATCTGGATAGGCAACTTTTTGGCACACATAACTGAAGTCAGAAACGGGGGTGCTGCCGTGGATGTGGTTACCCAAGACAAAAAGTCCCTTTCGACCTCCCATTTCAATGctgcaaattgaaaatattattttctaggGCCCCTTTCAATCAATGGTATTTAGAATCATTTCATTCATCATCACTTTTCTTCCCCTTATTGCAACGCTTCTATGTTTGCATCATGCAccgtcttttttaaaaaaaaaattaataaagcaCGTACTTCACATTGCAGCCAGATTTCTCAGCCATTTTATTACAATAAGCTTAGCGTGAAAAGTACAATTTGGAGATGCAACATGTATCTGGATTTCagatttacaaaccccaattctgatgaagttgggaagttgtgtaaaacgtcaataaaatcagaatacaatgaattggcaaatccttttcaacttatattgaattgaacacactacaaagtcAATGTATTTAATGCTCAAGCTGAagaacagtttttatttgtttgcaaatattcactcattttaaatttgatgcctacaacacgttccaaacaagCTGGGAGAGGGGCAagaaaagactgggaaagttgaggaatgctaaaaaaaaaaacacctgtttggaacatcctacaggtgaacaggttaattggaaacaagtGAATGTCATGATTGAGTACAAAAGGAGCAcccctgaaaggctcagttgttcacaagcaaggatgaggTGAGGTTCACCagtttgtgaacaactgtgtgagcCAATAGTCCAAAACATTTCTGcaacaacatacaattgcaaagaatttaaggatttcatcatctatccattttctgtgccgcgtatcctcactagggtcgtgggcgtgctggcgcctatttcagctgactctaggcgagaggtggggtacacgctgaactggtagccagtcaatcacaggaattttatcatctacggtccttaatatcatcaaaagattcagagaatctggagaaatcactgcatgtaagcggcaaggccgaaaacattgagtgcccgtgacctttgatccctcaggtggtACTGCATTAAAAAACGGCATTATTGTGTCAAGGATATCGCCTGCACGTGGACTCCGGAACACTTGAGAAAACCATTGTTAGTTAACACAGTTCtccgctacatctacaaatgcaagttaaaactctaccatgcaaagcgaaagccatatactgtatcaacaacacccagataCACCGTCGGTTTCTCTGGCTCCGAGCTCACCTGAGATGTACTGACTCAAAATGGAacagtgtgctgtggtctgacgagtcctcCTTTCAGATTTTTGGGGTAAATCATTGGCGTCATGTCATCTGTGCCAAAGagaaaaggaccatctggattgttatcagtgcaaagttcaaaagccagtatctgtgatggaATG contains:
- the LOC133399699 gene encoding dual specificity protein phosphatase 26-like — protein: MSFTSKVPASWNDRTPTRKVEIDLNSPGLAVFELERLLFTGKVIVSHADEVWPRLYIGDQHSAENRNDLSRHGITHILNAAHSKRQECPDIYQGMNISYMGIEANDSCNFDMSVNFQAAADFIHMALSRGGQVLVHCHVGVSRSATLVLAYLMLKQRLTLVEAICAVKENRGVIPNRGFLRQLIHLDRQLFGTHN
- the bag4 gene encoding BAG family molecular chaperone regulator 4: MDTPQYPGYPSHYWYPQSHSTGHYANTYPSGSDGQPQYNPQVIPGGYPNGHGVYSPPAQSQYSTSGFHPSNPFYCADAPRAPPASYSNQSCPAEQSSGAAGQPHSQNHHYPGIHCQGGPGYPQGPYSHYGEGAHSMPPNTLYPTGQSLHPNPQADTWAHPGTYAPSQQQWQPGQRLAQNHYGNPVRPLHPPAWPGTGTGAPPPYQPKDQQHQRTPQVGPMPRLTTSPNHTNGKPTEISSPAQIYNKAGRIDQNHSQGEPPPSAPTHSPAPGNAGPQPVSNNASLARVQQIMARVLLLQEDVDEFVGKKTDKSYRCLEELLTKELLELDSVETRGLENVRQARKEAVQRIQAILDQLEKKAF